A genomic window from Pseudonocardia broussonetiae includes:
- a CDS encoding nuclear transport factor 2 family protein — MRSHHETSGRDLTAVVEKAIEAYNAQDFDAYQEFFAPDLRFVHHNRGFGFTDRDAFIQTLKGFAADLIPDRRLRPATRIFQAGNLVVREQEWGGTAVADVPGIAAAGETFTLEFCTVYRFGPDDKVVEYHEYG, encoded by the coding sequence TTGCGCAGCCACCACGAGACGAGCGGGCGTGATCTGACCGCGGTCGTCGAGAAGGCGATCGAGGCCTACAACGCCCAGGACTTCGACGCCTACCAGGAGTTCTTCGCCCCGGACCTGCGGTTCGTGCACCACAACCGCGGGTTCGGGTTCACCGACCGGGACGCCTTCATCCAGACCCTGAAGGGCTTCGCGGCGGACCTCATCCCGGACCGGCGGCTGCGTCCCGCCACCCGGATCTTCCAAGCCGGCAACCTGGTGGTGCGGGAGCAGGAGTGGGGTGGCACCGCCGTTGCGGACGTGCCGGGCATCGCGGCGGCGGGCGAGACCTTCACCCTCGAGTTCTGCACCGTCTACCGGTTCGGGCCGGACGACAAGGTCGTCGAATACCACGAGTACGGCTGA